From Microbacterium invictum, the proteins below share one genomic window:
- a CDS encoding dynamin family protein, with protein MTLLEDAVRLVDAAGEVYRDDTVAADRIDQWRARLSDPLRLGIAGMVKAGKSTLLNAMIGERIAPTDAGECTRAVTWYRYGDSPGVVAHLQGGGHRRLALHRTEGRLVFELGGTEVEEIAHIDVRWPSVSLRSTVLIDTPGIESVTDHISHRTRTFLTPDDRSPSDADAIVYLMRHLHPSDFTFLEAFRDTAAGTAHAVNAVAVLSRADEVGAGRLDAMLSARKIAERYREHVQLRSLALTVLPVAGLLAESARTLREREFAALSALAGLDRARRERMLLSVDRFVGTDVTQTAVLDVAARQSLVDRFGISGIRLATALIRGGTHSAQQLSERLVQQSGLEELRAFVRQQFRARQAALKVRAVTAGLESLLAERPREGSAAIAAGVERLTAASHELRELDLLARSRTEGLGLDPDAAADAERILGGAGVDVSTRLGLGADARRTSTLHRIDVLVAQWRERAESPLASRTTARVCGDVVRTLEGIASEVAARSEALRSAADVDAAGGPAQGAAQQTPQQPDDGEPALQQQDQPERVG; from the coding sequence GTGACGCTGCTCGAAGACGCCGTCCGGCTCGTCGACGCCGCGGGCGAGGTCTACCGCGACGACACCGTCGCCGCAGACCGCATCGACCAGTGGCGAGCGCGCCTGAGCGACCCGCTGCGGCTGGGCATCGCCGGCATGGTCAAGGCCGGCAAGTCGACGCTGCTCAACGCCATGATCGGTGAGCGCATCGCGCCGACGGATGCCGGGGAGTGCACGCGCGCGGTCACCTGGTACCGCTACGGCGACAGCCCCGGCGTGGTCGCACACCTGCAGGGCGGCGGGCACCGACGCCTCGCGCTGCACCGCACCGAAGGCCGCCTCGTGTTCGAGCTGGGCGGCACCGAGGTCGAGGAGATCGCCCACATCGACGTGCGCTGGCCGTCGGTGAGTCTGCGCTCGACCGTGCTGATCGACACTCCCGGCATCGAGTCGGTCACCGACCACATCTCGCACCGTACCCGCACGTTCCTGACGCCGGACGACCGCTCGCCGTCCGACGCCGACGCCATCGTCTACCTCATGCGGCACCTGCATCCCTCCGACTTCACCTTCCTCGAGGCGTTCCGCGACACTGCCGCGGGCACCGCGCACGCCGTCAATGCCGTCGCCGTGCTCTCGCGCGCCGATGAGGTGGGCGCCGGGCGATTGGATGCCATGCTGTCGGCGCGGAAGATCGCCGAACGCTACCGGGAGCACGTGCAGCTGCGCTCACTGGCGCTGACTGTGCTGCCGGTGGCGGGCCTGCTGGCCGAGAGCGCGCGCACGCTGCGCGAGCGGGAGTTCGCCGCGCTGAGCGCGCTCGCCGGGCTCGATCGGGCACGCCGCGAGCGGATGCTGCTGTCGGTCGACCGCTTCGTGGGCACCGATGTGACCCAGACCGCCGTGCTCGACGTCGCCGCCCGGCAGTCACTCGTCGACCGGTTCGGGATCTCCGGCATCCGCCTGGCCACCGCCCTCATCCGCGGGGGCACGCACTCGGCCCAGCAGCTGTCGGAGCGGCTCGTGCAGCAGAGCGGGCTCGAAGAGCTGCGCGCGTTCGTGCGGCAGCAGTTCCGCGCACGGCAGGCCGCGCTGAAGGTGCGGGCGGTGACGGCCGGGCTCGAGTCGCTGCTCGCCGAGCGGCCCCGCGAGGGCAGTGCCGCGATCGCCGCCGGGGTCGAACGGCTGACGGCCGCCTCGCACGAGCTGCGCGAACTCGATCTGCTCGCCCGCTCGCGCACCGAGGGGCTGGGGCTCGACCCCGACGCGGCCGCCGACGCCGAGCGCATCCTCGGCGGCGCCGGCGTGGATGTTTCCACCCGTCTGGGCCTCGGCGCCGACGCCCGCCGCACGTCGACCCTGCACCGCATCGACGTGCTGGTCGCGCAGTGGCGCGAACGGGCCGAGTCGCCGCTGGCCTCCCGCACGACCGCGCGGGTGTGCGGCGACGTCGTGCGCACCCTCGAGGGGATCGCGTCAGAGGTCGCCGCCCGCTCCGAAGCTCTCCGGTCCGCGGCGGACGTCGATGCCGCGGGCGGTCCAGCGCAGGGCGCCGCGCAGCAGACTCCACAGCAGCCCGACGACGGCGAGCCCGCCCTGCAGCAGCAGGATCAGCCGGAGCGGGTCGGCTGA
- a CDS encoding dynamin family protein → MNEPVGEGADTSAPTTEDLVRLVDQLTAMSDAVGREDLSERLMHTRARLQDPYIRVLVVGEYKQGKSKLINALVGAPACPIDDDIATRVATVVGYGETPSAALLVKSGVDAGVERRPIPLDELPAHVTADPAMHDGAPVVGAEVMLPREILKGGLRLVDSPGVADVASFRALSTLSALVGAHAMLLVSDASQEYTAPELRLLSQALRISPHVSAVISKTDVYPQWRQITDLDTQHLTEIGAVPVFPVSSDLRLTAAVEHDRELNDESGFPALVQHLRTQVVGRADHLQRRAASADIVSVADQLAIAAQSELHALQHPEQTPELIHQLDIAKQRAEDFRSRSSRWQTTLTDGIADLIADTEHDLRDRLRRVQRQAESAIEEGDPGPIWDEFAQWLDERVGEAVTDTFVWTNERQQWLAQDVAEQFLEGEDDIPDIDVSDVTGVLDPVEEISGMDAATLSAAEKLYIGVRGSYGGVLMVGLATSVLGMSMLNPLSLLAGVLVGRRAYREDKQARLSRRQSEAKNLVRRYIDEVAFQVGKQLRDRLRAVQRATRDHFGARADEIYRSLTAAADAARLSAGAYSKDRDKRIEYLQRRVQTLQLLRSAVPALGPGDAPQSLEMRAQAQALTAAGPS, encoded by the coding sequence ATGAACGAGCCCGTGGGGGAGGGGGCCGACACGTCGGCTCCGACGACCGAAGATCTGGTGCGCCTGGTCGACCAGCTCACGGCGATGAGCGATGCCGTCGGGCGTGAGGACCTCAGCGAGCGGCTGATGCACACGCGCGCGCGGCTGCAGGATCCGTACATCCGGGTGCTGGTGGTCGGCGAGTACAAGCAGGGCAAGAGCAAGCTGATCAACGCGCTCGTGGGCGCGCCGGCCTGCCCGATCGACGACGACATCGCCACGCGAGTCGCCACCGTGGTCGGGTACGGCGAGACGCCGTCGGCCGCGCTGCTGGTGAAGTCGGGGGTGGATGCCGGGGTCGAGCGCCGCCCCATCCCGCTCGACGAGTTGCCGGCCCACGTCACCGCCGATCCGGCGATGCACGACGGCGCCCCCGTCGTCGGGGCCGAGGTGATGCTGCCTCGCGAGATCCTCAAGGGCGGCCTGCGCCTGGTCGACTCGCCCGGTGTGGCCGACGTCGCCTCGTTCCGCGCACTGTCGACCCTGTCAGCGCTCGTCGGCGCCCACGCCATGCTGCTCGTCTCGGACGCCTCGCAGGAGTACACCGCACCCGAGCTGCGGCTGCTCAGCCAGGCGCTGCGCATCTCGCCGCACGTGTCGGCGGTGATCTCGAAGACCGACGTCTACCCGCAGTGGCGGCAGATCACCGACCTCGACACCCAGCACCTCACCGAGATCGGCGCGGTCCCGGTCTTCCCGGTGTCCAGCGACCTGCGACTGACCGCCGCGGTCGAGCACGACCGTGAGCTCAACGACGAGTCGGGCTTCCCGGCGCTCGTGCAGCATCTGCGCACGCAGGTGGTAGGCCGAGCGGACCACCTGCAGCGGCGCGCGGCGTCGGCGGATATCGTCTCGGTCGCCGACCAGCTCGCGATCGCCGCACAGTCCGAACTGCACGCGCTGCAGCACCCCGAGCAGACGCCCGAGCTCATCCACCAGCTCGACATCGCCAAGCAGCGCGCCGAAGACTTCCGCAGCCGTTCGTCGCGGTGGCAGACCACGCTCACCGACGGCATCGCCGACCTCATCGCCGACACCGAGCATGACCTGCGCGACCGCCTGCGCCGCGTGCAGCGGCAGGCCGAGTCGGCGATCGAAGAGGGCGACCCGGGGCCGATCTGGGACGAGTTCGCGCAGTGGCTCGACGAGCGCGTGGGCGAGGCGGTCACCGACACCTTCGTGTGGACCAACGAGCGGCAGCAGTGGCTGGCGCAGGACGTTGCCGAGCAGTTCCTCGAAGGCGAGGACGACATCCCCGACATCGATGTGAGCGACGTGACCGGCGTGCTCGACCCCGTCGAGGAGATCTCGGGGATGGATGCCGCGACCCTCTCGGCCGCGGAGAAGCTCTACATCGGGGTGCGCGGCTCCTATGGCGGCGTCCTCATGGTGGGGCTCGCCACGAGCGTGCTGGGCATGTCGATGCTCAACCCGCTCTCGCTGCTGGCCGGTGTGCTCGTCGGCCGCCGCGCGTACCGCGAAGACAAGCAGGCGCGGCTGAGCCGCCGGCAGTCCGAGGCGAAGAACCTCGTCCGGCGATACATCGACGAGGTGGCCTTCCAGGTGGGCAAGCAGCTGCGCGACCGGCTGCGGGCCGTGCAGCGCGCCACGCGCGACCACTTCGGCGCCCGCGCCGACGAGATCTACCGGTCGCTGACGGCCGCCGCCGATGCCGCGCGGCTCTCGGCGGGCGCCTACTCGAAGGACCGCGACAAGCGCATCGAGTACCTGCAGCGCCGGGTACAGACGCTGCAGCTGCTGAGATCCGCGGTGCCGGCGCTGGGGCCCGGCGACGCGCCGCAGTCGCTCGAGATGCGGGCGCAGGCTCAGGCGCTGACGGCGGCGGGCCCGTCGTGA
- a CDS encoding class I SAM-dependent methyltransferase, with protein MDLAELHALLTPEGLRLVDDLGEIGSTDDVAAAVSRLRRDGHSPDLVSAVVDQARLRTRARAKFDTFAGRMLFTRAGLEQATRLGVAARHAARFRAAGIERVADLGCGIGGDALGMAGLGLNVLAVDADEVTAALAAYNLAPFGDAVAVQHGRAEDTDLSGVDAVWLDPARRTAGHTETTRVGAGDWSPSLEWVFDLAERMPAGIKLGPAFDRARIPHGVEAQWISVDGSTIELVVWSGILARPGVARSALVIRGDSAAELTAPADSADEPVRTLGEFIHEPEGAVIRARLIGEVARELEAGMVAPGIAYLTGDAAVTSPFVQTFRVREQLPFDVKRLGAALRERGIGTLEIKKRGVDIDPAVLRTKLKLRGDASATLILTKMDGKRVAILADRVSATT; from the coding sequence ATGGATCTGGCCGAACTTCACGCCCTGCTGACCCCCGAGGGCCTGCGGCTGGTCGACGACCTCGGCGAGATCGGGTCCACTGACGATGTGGCTGCCGCGGTGTCGCGGCTGCGGCGCGACGGCCACTCCCCTGACCTCGTCTCGGCCGTCGTCGATCAGGCACGGCTGCGCACGAGGGCCCGCGCGAAATTCGACACGTTCGCCGGTCGCATGCTGTTCACCCGCGCCGGCCTCGAGCAGGCGACCAGACTGGGCGTCGCCGCCCGGCACGCGGCCCGATTCCGGGCGGCCGGCATCGAGCGGGTCGCCGATCTCGGGTGCGGTATCGGCGGTGACGCGCTCGGTATGGCGGGCCTCGGCCTGAACGTTCTCGCGGTCGACGCCGACGAAGTGACCGCGGCCCTCGCCGCGTACAATCTCGCGCCGTTCGGTGACGCGGTCGCGGTGCAGCACGGCCGCGCCGAAGACACCGATCTGAGCGGCGTCGACGCCGTCTGGCTCGACCCCGCCCGCCGCACCGCCGGCCATACCGAGACCACCCGCGTCGGCGCGGGCGACTGGTCGCCGTCGCTGGAGTGGGTGTTCGATCTCGCCGAGCGGATGCCGGCGGGCATCAAGCTCGGCCCCGCATTCGACCGCGCGCGCATTCCCCACGGGGTCGAAGCGCAGTGGATCAGCGTGGATGGCTCGACGATCGAGCTCGTGGTGTGGTCGGGCATCCTGGCGCGGCCCGGCGTTGCCCGGTCGGCGCTCGTGATTCGAGGGGACTCGGCCGCCGAGCTGACCGCACCGGCCGACAGCGCCGATGAGCCGGTGCGCACGCTCGGAGAGTTCATCCACGAGCCCGAGGGCGCCGTCATCCGTGCCCGGCTCATCGGCGAGGTGGCCCGGGAGTTGGAGGCCGGAATGGTCGCGCCCGGCATCGCTTACCTGACCGGGGATGCCGCGGTCACGAGTCCGTTCGTGCAGACCTTCCGGGTGCGCGAGCAGCTGCCGTTCGACGTGAAGCGGCTCGGCGCAGCGCTGCGCGAGCGCGGCATCGGGACCCTCGAGATCAAGAAGCGCGGCGTCGACATCGACCCGGCGGTGCTGCGGACCAAGCTCAAGCTGCGCGGTGACGCGTCGGCCACCCTGATCCTGACGAAGATGGACGGCAAGCGGGTCGCGATCCTCGCCGACCGCGTGTCAGCGACGACGTAA
- the tsaD gene encoding tRNA (adenosine(37)-N6)-threonylcarbamoyltransferase complex transferase subunit TsaD, with protein sequence MGEPLVLGIETSCDETGIGIVRGRTLLSNTIASSMDEHARYGGVVPEVAARAHLEALQPAIESAVAEAGIMLRDVDAVAVTSGPGLAGALMVGIGAAKALAVSLGKPLYAVNHLVGHIAADLLTGEEVEYPTVALLVSGGHTSLLLVRDLVDDVELLGETMDDAAGEAFDKIARILGLPYPGGPEIDRAAATGDPNAIRFPRGLSRASDMADHRYDFSFSGLKTAVARWVEQATAAGETVSVPDVAASFREAVVDVLVTKALDACARNDVPRLLLGGGVIANRRLREVAIERAEAAGVAVRIPPLSLCTDNGAMIAGLASQLIMSGRKPSTLAFGADSTLPVTEIQVAAA encoded by the coding sequence ATGGGTGAGCCACTGGTGCTCGGCATCGAGACGAGCTGCGACGAGACGGGCATCGGCATCGTCCGCGGGCGCACGCTGCTGAGCAACACGATCGCGTCGAGCATGGACGAACACGCGCGCTACGGCGGGGTCGTGCCCGAAGTGGCCGCCCGCGCCCACCTCGAAGCACTGCAGCCCGCGATCGAGTCCGCCGTCGCGGAGGCGGGCATCATGCTGCGTGACGTGGATGCCGTTGCCGTCACCTCCGGGCCGGGCCTGGCCGGCGCGCTCATGGTCGGCATCGGCGCCGCGAAGGCGCTCGCCGTCTCGCTCGGCAAGCCCCTGTATGCCGTGAACCACCTGGTCGGCCACATCGCCGCCGACCTGCTGACCGGCGAAGAGGTCGAATACCCGACCGTCGCACTCCTCGTCAGCGGCGGGCACACCTCGCTGCTGCTGGTGCGCGATCTCGTCGACGACGTCGAGCTGCTCGGCGAAACCATGGACGACGCCGCCGGCGAAGCCTTCGACAAGATCGCCCGCATCCTCGGGCTGCCTTACCCCGGCGGCCCCGAGATTGACAGGGCCGCCGCGACCGGCGACCCGAACGCCATCCGCTTCCCGCGCGGGCTGTCCCGCGCCTCCGACATGGCAGATCACCGCTACGACTTCTCGTTCTCGGGGCTCAAGACCGCCGTCGCACGCTGGGTCGAGCAGGCGACGGCCGCGGGTGAGACGGTGTCGGTGCCCGACGTCGCGGCATCCTTCCGCGAAGCGGTCGTCGATGTGCTGGTCACCAAAGCCCTCGACGCCTGCGCCCGCAACGATGTGCCGCGGCTGCTGCTCGGCGGCGGCGTCATCGCGAACCGGCGGCTGCGCGAGGTGGCGATCGAGCGCGCCGAGGCGGCGGGCGTTGCCGTGCGGATCCCGCCCCTGTCGCTGTGCACCGACAACGGCGCGATGATCGCCGGCCTCGCGTCGCAGCTGATCATGTCGGGCCGCAAGCCCTCGACCCTCGCGTTCGGCGCGGACTCGACCCTGCCGGTCACCGAGATCCAGGTGGCCGCCGCATGA
- the tsaB gene encoding tRNA (adenosine(37)-N6)-threonylcarbamoyltransferase complex dimerization subunit type 1 TsaB, translated as MILGIDTSLGTAVAVTDPDGAVLAEQVSDNPLGHAEVIGTLVQSALAGAALGPVGATSAPGAVEITAVAAGMGPGPFTGLRVGIAAARAFALGRGIPVVPVVSHDAAALAILLADPFADLPPFAVVTDARRREFAYTVYDGLDDDGLPVRRTEPAHILRTDLEERLAELGAERREVSAISAAMIALAGARALAAGRADGPAEPLYLRAPDVTLPAAPKRVGT; from the coding sequence GTGATCCTCGGCATCGACACGTCCCTCGGCACGGCCGTCGCCGTCACCGACCCCGATGGTGCCGTGCTCGCCGAGCAGGTCAGCGACAATCCGCTCGGCCACGCCGAAGTCATCGGCACCCTGGTGCAGTCGGCGCTCGCCGGCGCCGCGCTCGGCCCGGTCGGCGCCACCTCCGCGCCCGGTGCCGTCGAGATCACCGCCGTCGCCGCCGGCATGGGGCCGGGCCCCTTCACCGGACTGCGCGTCGGCATCGCCGCCGCGCGGGCGTTCGCGCTCGGCCGCGGCATCCCGGTCGTTCCGGTGGTCAGCCACGACGCCGCCGCCCTCGCGATCCTGCTCGCCGACCCGTTCGCCGACCTGCCGCCGTTCGCGGTCGTCACCGACGCCCGCCGCCGCGAGTTCGCCTACACGGTCTACGACGGCCTCGACGACGACGGGCTTCCGGTCCGGCGCACGGAGCCCGCTCACATCCTGCGCACCGACCTCGAGGAGCGCCTGGCCGAGCTCGGTGCCGAGCGCCGCGAGGTCTCGGCGATCTCTGCCGCGATGATCGCGCTCGCCGGCGCCCGCGCGCTGGCCGCCGGCCGCGCCGACGGACCGGCCGAACCCCTCTACCTGCGTGCCCCCGACGTCACCCTTCCCGCCGCGCCCAAGCGGGTGGGCACATGA